A single region of the Bdellovibrio sp. GT3 genome encodes:
- the rpsP gene encoding 30S ribosomal protein S16, which yields MAVVIRLARMGAKHDPKYRITVADSRRYVTGKFLEILGVYNPTPRGNDKKVELDLAKVEAWIKKGAQPTDRVKHVIKLAQGK from the coding sequence ATGGCAGTTGTAATTCGTTTGGCTCGTATGGGCGCTAAGCATGATCCTAAATACCGCATCACTGTTGCGGATTCTCGTCGTTATGTGACTGGTAAATTCCTTGAAATCCTTGGTGTTTACAATCCAACTCCACGCGGTAACGATAAAAAGGTCGAGCTTGATCTAGCAAAAGTAGAAGCTTGGATCAAAAAAGGTGCTCAACCTACTGACCGTGTAAAACACGTTATTAAGTTGGCCCAAGGAAAATAA
- the trmD gene encoding tRNA (guanosine(37)-N1)-methyltransferase TrmD: MLKIDVITLFPEMIQNAVSYGVLGQALKSDRLEVQAHTPREFATDRHKTVDDRPFGGGDGMIMLAETLEKTIHKVKHKNSKVVYLSPQGDVLTDEKARALANEEHLVLICGRYGGIDQRIINSHVDEEISIGDYVLSGGELGALVVVDALSRFIPGVLGHNESADKDSFSSGLLEHPNFTRPREFNGAVVPEILLGGNHKLIGEWKDKVSALVTLAKRPDLFQAHLEKENEKYCGLKKKKTEAPLKELKKFWMNMSEQERQTLGLHELGEEDFNG, translated from the coding sequence ATGCTCAAAATTGATGTGATCACTCTATTTCCTGAGATGATTCAGAATGCCGTGTCTTACGGCGTTCTGGGGCAGGCTCTGAAGAGTGATCGCCTTGAGGTTCAAGCTCACACACCTCGTGAGTTTGCGACCGATCGCCACAAGACTGTGGATGATCGTCCTTTCGGTGGCGGCGATGGCATGATCATGCTGGCCGAGACTCTGGAAAAAACAATCCACAAAGTGAAACATAAGAATTCAAAGGTCGTTTATCTTTCTCCGCAAGGGGATGTACTGACTGATGAAAAAGCCAGGGCGTTGGCGAATGAAGAACATCTGGTTCTGATTTGCGGCCGATATGGCGGGATTGATCAGCGTATTATCAACTCTCATGTCGATGAAGAAATCTCCATTGGGGATTACGTCTTATCCGGCGGTGAGCTGGGGGCCTTGGTGGTTGTCGATGCATTGTCGCGTTTCATCCCAGGCGTGCTGGGGCATAACGAAAGCGCGGATAAGGACAGCTTCTCTTCGGGATTGTTGGAGCACCCGAATTTCACCCGCCCGCGCGAGTTCAATGGTGCAGTAGTGCCGGAGATTTTGCTGGGTGGAAATCACAAATTGATCGGGGAGTGGAAAGACAAGGTTTCAGCCTTGGTCACTCTCGCGAAAAGACCGGATCTTTTTCAGGCGCATCTTGAAAAAGAAAATGAAAAGTACTGTGGTCTGAAAAAGAAAAAGACCGAAGCTCCCCTGAAGGAGCTTAAAAAATTTTGGATGAATATGTCCGAGCAGGAGCGCCAGACCCTGGGGCTTCACGAGCTCGGTGAGGAAGATTTCAATGGCTGA
- a CDS encoding KH domain-containing protein — translation MDSLKDLVEFMAKSLVDKPDNVEVDEIPGQQTTLLALKVDKEDLGKVIGKQGKTAAAMRTIIRAAGTKLNKRYHLDIVE, via the coding sequence ATGGATAGCTTGAAAGACCTCGTTGAATTCATGGCGAAGTCCCTTGTTGATAAGCCTGATAATGTTGAAGTGGATGAAATTCCAGGTCAGCAAACGACTCTACTTGCTCTAAAAGTAGACAAAGAAGATCTTGGTAAGGTTATCGGTAAACAAGGTAAAACTGCGGCAGCAATGAGAACAATCATTCGCGCAGCTGGTACTAAACTGAATAAACGCTATCACTTGGATATCGTTGAATAG
- the rimM gene encoding ribosome maturation factor RimM (Essential for efficient processing of 16S rRNA) — translation MKLVGKVREAHGLKGDLYVLIFSGEISWAKRMKKFTLQGKDGSTSEFTVERTKPFKKGLIVKAAEIADRTAAEGVEHMEFLIDEDLLVSKPGETIYLNEIKNFKLKDTEQKTLGEIVGFSSNGVQDLLVVEANGKKVEIPFVDAFIKKIDFKHQAVVMDLPEGLFDLENN, via the coding sequence ATGAAATTGGTTGGTAAAGTCAGAGAAGCGCACGGCTTAAAGGGCGACCTTTATGTGCTTATTTTCTCAGGAGAGATCTCCTGGGCAAAACGTATGAAGAAATTCACTCTGCAAGGTAAAGATGGTTCCACTTCAGAATTCACAGTAGAGCGCACTAAGCCCTTCAAAAAAGGTCTTATTGTTAAAGCTGCAGAGATCGCGGATCGCACGGCTGCTGAAGGCGTTGAGCACATGGAGTTTTTGATTGATGAGGACTTGCTGGTTTCAAAACCGGGCGAGACAATCTATTTGAACGAGATCAAAAACTTCAAATTGAAAGACACTGAACAAAAAACACTGGGCGAAATCGTGGGCTTTTCAAGCAACGGCGTTCAGGATCTTTTGGTTGTTGAAGCGAATGGCAAGAAAGTTGAAATTCCCTTCGTGGATGCTTTCATCAAGAAAATCGACTTCAAACACCAAGCCGTGGTGATGGATTTACCAGAGGGCTTGTTCGATCTAGAGAACAACTAA
- the ffh gene encoding signal recognition particle protein, protein MFENLSDKIMASLKKVRGQSKITESNIEDVIKEIRLSFLEADVNFKVVKNFIDRVKAKALGADVLQNVNPGQQFVKIVHDELVQTLGGGAVDINVRENPSVIFMVGLQGAGKTTSSAKLALYIRQKLGKKPGLIPADIYRPAAIDQLQTLGKQNDIPTFPTPIGMKPEEILEKSKQWARDNMVDVVIVDTAGRLQVDDELMGELGRLKEIWAPQEILLVADAMLGQQSVNVAEGFHKRLNLTGLVLTKVDGDARGGAALSIREVTGIPIKFLGVGEKVNALEVFHPDRLAGRILDMGDVLSLVEKAAEVIDEKAARDSAKKIMKNEFTLDDFLGQIQQLKKMGGFESILKFLPGMGEISKQLKNMTPPDNEIKKIEAIIRSMTIQERNNHKILNASRRTRIANGSGTQVSDVNKLIKQFEDAKKMMSGMMKMGMGRGGMKFPF, encoded by the coding sequence ATGTTTGAGAATTTATCAGATAAAATTATGGCTTCCTTAAAGAAGGTTCGTGGTCAAAGTAAGATCACGGAATCTAATATCGAGGACGTCATCAAGGAAATTCGCTTAAGCTTTCTTGAGGCCGACGTAAATTTTAAAGTCGTTAAAAACTTCATCGACCGAGTTAAAGCCAAAGCACTTGGTGCGGATGTTCTACAGAATGTAAATCCTGGTCAACAGTTTGTTAAGATCGTTCACGATGAACTGGTGCAGACTTTGGGCGGCGGAGCTGTTGATATCAACGTTCGTGAAAACCCAAGTGTGATTTTCATGGTGGGTTTGCAAGGGGCCGGTAAAACCACGTCCTCAGCAAAACTGGCTCTTTATATTCGTCAGAAGCTGGGTAAAAAACCAGGTTTGATTCCTGCCGATATCTATCGTCCTGCGGCGATTGATCAGCTTCAGACTTTGGGTAAGCAAAATGACATCCCGACATTCCCAACACCGATTGGAATGAAGCCGGAAGAAATTCTGGAAAAATCCAAACAATGGGCCCGCGACAATATGGTCGACGTGGTGATCGTCGATACTGCGGGTCGCTTGCAGGTGGATGATGAGTTGATGGGCGAGTTGGGTCGCTTAAAAGAAATCTGGGCACCACAAGAGATCTTGTTGGTGGCTGACGCCATGTTGGGACAACAGTCCGTGAACGTGGCTGAGGGCTTCCACAAGCGCTTAAACCTGACGGGCCTGGTGCTGACCAAGGTGGACGGGGATGCGCGCGGTGGTGCGGCTCTGTCTATTCGTGAAGTCACGGGGATCCCAATTAAATTCCTGGGGGTCGGTGAGAAGGTTAACGCCCTTGAAGTATTCCATCCGGACCGTCTTGCGGGCCGTATCCTGGATATGGGTGACGTTCTTTCTTTGGTGGAAAAAGCCGCTGAAGTGATTGATGAGAAAGCCGCTCGTGATTCTGCCAAGAAGATCATGAAGAATGAATTCACCCTGGATGATTTCCTGGGTCAGATTCAGCAGCTTAAAAAGATGGGTGGCTTTGAGAGCATCTTGAAATTTTTACCGGGTATGGGCGAGATTTCAAAACAGCTTAAGAACATGACTCCGCCGGATAACGAGATTAAGAAAATCGAGGCGATCATTCGTTCGATGACTATCCAAGAACGTAATAATCATAAGATTCTTAATGCATCGCGTCGCACGCGCATCGCAAATGGAAGCGGTACCCAGGTTTCCGACGTAAACAAGCTGATAAAGCAGTTTGAGGACGCTAAAAAGATGATGAGCGGGATGATGAAAATGGGAATGGGCCGTGGTGGAATGAAGTTCCCATTTTAA
- a CDS encoding ABC transporter permease: MMTPFFALFRREIARFLKVIVQTIVTPFVSSFLYLLIFGVSLGATMPTHQGVKYLSFLIPGLMMMGLMNNAFQNSSSSIVSSKFSGDLEDLRVAPISNQEIIWAMSLAALVRGFIVALITYIVGTAFSWYQQGEVLYIAHPIYTLYFTVVAGLIFALLGISVAFWATTFDQLSAFSAFILLPLTYLGGVFLSIDHLHPFWQMLSKLNPLLYLINGLRYGVIGVSDVGMEVAVPVSFLGFVIFYGLANFSLKRGSFQRW, from the coding sequence ATGATGACTCCGTTTTTTGCTCTGTTTCGCAGAGAAATTGCCCGCTTTCTTAAAGTGATCGTACAAACGATTGTGACGCCTTTCGTTTCGTCATTTTTATATCTGTTGATTTTCGGGGTTTCCCTTGGGGCGACGATGCCGACTCATCAGGGTGTGAAGTATCTTTCGTTTTTGATCCCAGGCTTGATGATGATGGGCTTGATGAATAATGCCTTTCAAAATTCGTCCTCTTCGATCGTTTCATCCAAGTTTTCCGGTGACCTTGAGGATCTGCGTGTCGCGCCGATCAGCAATCAGGAAATCATCTGGGCGATGAGTCTGGCTGCCCTGGTTCGCGGCTTTATCGTGGCCTTGATCACTTACATCGTGGGCACTGCGTTTTCGTGGTATCAACAAGGGGAAGTGCTTTACATTGCTCATCCGATTTACACATTGTACTTCACAGTGGTTGCAGGTTTGATTTTTGCGCTTCTGGGAATCTCGGTGGCGTTTTGGGCAACCACATTTGATCAGTTGTCGGCATTTTCAGCTTTCATTTTGTTGCCGCTGACTTATTTGGGCGGGGTGTTTCTAAGTATCGATCATCTGCATCCATTCTGGCAGATGCTTTCAAAACTGAATCCGCTGCTATATCTGATCAATGGTCTGCGCTACGGTGTGATTGGTGTGAGTGACGTGGGAATGGAAGTGGCTGTGCCGGTTTCGTTTTTGGGTTTTGTGATTTTTTATGGACTGGCAAACTTCAGCTTAAAACGCGGGTCTTTCCAGCGTTGGTAG